A stretch of Elusimicrobiota bacterium DNA encodes these proteins:
- a CDS encoding excinuclease ABC subunit UvrC has translation MPSNELLKTLPHRPGVYLMRNRAGAIVYIGKAVDLRKRVANYFRPTGLEPKTRALMDEVQHIDYIAAASEREALVIEQRLIGRHQPLFNVMWKDGKTYPFVKISTNEDFPRIRLTRDRRRDGARYFGPYPNVSAVRGLLEGLWKRKLFPLRPCDYEFTEAQPLTYQKVRSCLYLHTGECPAPCLGRISRKDYGGLVDRAVLFFEGKNTLLRRGWEAEMKQAAAEMKYEKAAVLRDHLAALAHVRQTVTFRAMREEDVLGRIQSTQALQELQRALDLPRPPRWIECFDISHVQGVETVASLVVLRDGKPDKSQYRKFRVRTVKGIDDFASMEEVVGRRYRRVQAEGGTWPDLTLIDGGPGQLSAAVRAVAPLGRRLALASLAKREEEIFLPDRKEPICLPKSSPALHLLQRVRDEAHRFAVTFHRSRRDKKMFEGDADAPAEKNP, from the coding sequence TTGCCGAGTAACGAACTCCTCAAAACCCTTCCCCACCGACCCGGCGTCTATTTGATGCGGAACCGGGCCGGGGCCATCGTCTACATCGGCAAGGCCGTGGATTTACGGAAACGCGTGGCGAATTATTTCCGCCCCACGGGGTTGGAACCCAAGACCCGGGCCCTCATGGACGAGGTGCAACACATCGATTACATCGCGGCCGCCAGCGAGCGGGAGGCCCTGGTGATCGAGCAACGGCTCATCGGCCGCCACCAGCCCTTGTTCAACGTCATGTGGAAGGACGGGAAGACCTACCCCTTCGTCAAAATTTCCACCAACGAGGATTTTCCCCGGATCCGTCTCACCCGGGATCGGCGGCGGGACGGGGCCCGCTATTTCGGCCCGTACCCGAACGTCAGCGCGGTGCGGGGCCTCCTGGAAGGGCTGTGGAAGCGGAAACTCTTTCCCCTGCGCCCCTGCGACTACGAATTCACCGAAGCCCAACCGTTGACCTATCAAAAAGTCCGGTCGTGCCTTTACCTGCACACGGGCGAATGCCCCGCGCCCTGCCTGGGGCGGATCTCCCGGAAGGACTACGGCGGCCTGGTGGACCGGGCCGTTCTCTTTTTCGAGGGGAAAAACACCCTTCTTCGACGGGGCTGGGAAGCCGAGATGAAGCAGGCCGCGGCCGAAATGAAATACGAGAAGGCGGCCGTTCTCCGCGACCACCTGGCCGCCCTGGCCCACGTGCGGCAAACGGTGACGTTCCGGGCCATGCGGGAGGAGGACGTTTTGGGGCGGATCCAATCCACCCAGGCGCTCCAGGAACTTCAGCGGGCGCTGGACCTGCCGCGCCCGCCCCGGTGGATCGAATGTTTCGACATCTCGCACGTTCAAGGGGTGGAGACCGTGGCCTCCCTGGTCGTGCTTCGGGACGGGAAACCGGACAAGTCCCAATACCGGAAGTTCCGCGTGCGCACGGTGAAGGGAATCGACGATTTCGCCTCCATGGAGGAAGTCGTGGGGCGCCGCTACCGGCGCGTTCAAGCCGAGGGCGGGACCTGGCCGGATTTGACCTTGATCGACGGAGGACCGGGGCAGTTGTCGGCCGCCGTCCGGGCCGTGGCCCCCCTGGGGCGGCGTTTGGCCCTGGCGTCCCTGGCCAAACGGGAGGAGGAAATATTTTTGCCCGACCGCAAAGAGCCCATTTGCCTTCCCAAATCCTCCCCGGCCCTGCACCTGCTTCAGCGCGTTCGGGACGAAGCCCACCGTTTCGCCGTGACCTTCCACCGGTCGCGCCGCGACAAGAAAATGTTCGAAGGAGACGCCGATGCCCCTGCCGAAAAAAATCCGTGA
- the secA gene encoding preprotein translocase subunit SecA has translation MIETILKFFIGTQNQRTLKAIDPLVDRAETYAQATAALTDEALKAKTPEFKERLAKGETLDDLLPEAFAVAREGAARAIGLRPYRCQLIGGIVLHRGMISEMKTGEGKTLVATLPVYLNALTGKGVHLVTVNDYLAKRDRQWMGPIYEFLGLTVGFVQHDMPNDERRRAYACDVTYVTNNEIGFDYLRDNLVRDPGHRVLRPFNFAIVDEVDSILIDEARTPLIISGPGEASSQRYQIVNRLIPQLKGRVITESEEIEAKYKGIDLGAGFDYIVDEKAHTATLTDQGIGKCESLLSVRSLYDDISGEWVHHISQAIRAHKLYQKDVDYVVKDGEVIIVDEFTGRLMPGRRWSDGLHQAVEAKEGIRVAEENQTLATITFQNFFKQYKKLAGMTGTALTEAKEFWEIYKLDVVAIPPNKPTRRGDQADRVFRTEREKYEAIVDEIEDCWRRGQPVLVGTRSIEKSERLAAMLRRKGIPHSVLNAKYHEQEASIIAQAGRKAAVTIATNMAGRGTDIILGGNPPDAEAADIVKHGSIFFGLGDFNVYDYESRAKKPETVDRVLLAKMNVDAKGWPKATEKQAIAALNALLDQPDLDKALEIAGAPAALSAELKEKVAQARTAGQAVDTDTLRTYNRALLESLLPENILARERRGGLHILGTERHESRRIDNQLRGRAGRQGDPGSSRFYLALDDELMRLFGSERMQAWMSRLGMQEGEDIQHPWVNKAIESAQTKVEAMNFDIRKQLLDFDNVMNKQREAVYKLRNAILDGLDLTDRLKTMMVESLEEKLALWAPEKAHSDEWEFQSLKAWLARGFGVEREFKLEAYPSSAALLTELTEVLEDAFQKRASTVGADLFRQMGRFILLQVMDTAWVDHLTYLEQLRKGIFLRAYGQKDPLIEFQKEGFALFEGMMQRIREETLEYMFHLEAAPQSAPAERVMLLEKPESPDVAGEASRSEPARAVRPAPLIATARPNGKNPPAAPVAALPTVKTIGRNDPCPCGSGKKYKKCCGK, from the coding sequence ATGATTGAAACCATCCTGAAGTTCTTCATCGGCACGCAAAATCAGCGGACCCTCAAGGCCATCGACCCCTTGGTGGACCGGGCGGAGACCTACGCCCAGGCCACGGCCGCCCTGACGGACGAGGCGCTGAAAGCCAAAACCCCGGAGTTCAAGGAGCGCCTGGCCAAGGGCGAAACCCTGGACGACCTGTTGCCCGAGGCCTTCGCCGTCGCCCGGGAGGGCGCGGCCCGGGCCATCGGCCTGCGCCCTTACCGGTGCCAACTGATCGGCGGCATCGTCCTCCATCGCGGCATGATTTCCGAAATGAAAACCGGCGAAGGCAAGACCCTGGTCGCCACCCTGCCGGTGTATTTGAACGCCCTGACCGGGAAGGGCGTTCACCTGGTGACCGTCAACGACTACCTGGCCAAACGCGACCGCCAGTGGATGGGGCCCATTTACGAATTCCTGGGATTGACCGTCGGCTTCGTCCAGCACGACATGCCCAACGACGAACGCCGCCGGGCTTACGCCTGCGACGTGACCTACGTCACCAACAACGAAATCGGCTTCGACTATTTGCGCGACAACCTGGTGCGGGACCCGGGCCACCGGGTTCTGCGGCCCTTCAATTTCGCCATCGTGGACGAAGTGGACTCCATCTTGATCGACGAGGCCCGGACGCCCCTCATCATTTCCGGTCCCGGGGAAGCCTCCAGCCAGCGCTACCAAATCGTCAACCGCCTGATTCCCCAGCTGAAGGGCCGGGTCATCACCGAGTCCGAGGAAATCGAGGCCAAGTACAAGGGCATCGACCTGGGCGCCGGGTTCGATTACATCGTGGACGAAAAGGCCCACACGGCGACCCTGACCGACCAGGGCATCGGCAAGTGCGAATCCCTCCTGAGCGTGCGCAGCCTCTACGACGATATTTCCGGGGAATGGGTGCACCACATCTCCCAGGCCATCCGGGCCCACAAGCTTTACCAGAAAGACGTCGACTACGTCGTCAAGGACGGTGAAGTGATCATCGTGGACGAATTCACGGGGCGGTTGATGCCCGGGCGCCGCTGGTCCGACGGGCTGCACCAGGCGGTCGAGGCCAAGGAAGGCATCCGCGTCGCGGAGGAAAATCAAACCCTCGCCACCATCACCTTCCAGAACTTCTTCAAGCAATACAAAAAGCTGGCCGGCATGACGGGCACCGCCCTGACCGAGGCGAAGGAATTTTGGGAAATCTACAAGCTGGACGTCGTCGCCATTCCGCCCAACAAGCCCACCCGCCGGGGCGACCAGGCCGACCGCGTGTTCCGCACCGAGCGGGAAAAATACGAAGCCATCGTGGACGAAATCGAGGATTGTTGGCGGCGGGGCCAGCCCGTGCTCGTGGGCACGCGCTCCATCGAAAAATCGGAGCGGTTGGCCGCCATGCTCCGGCGCAAGGGCATCCCGCACAGCGTTTTAAACGCCAAGTACCACGAGCAGGAGGCGAGCATCATCGCCCAGGCCGGACGGAAGGCCGCCGTCACCATCGCCACCAACATGGCGGGCCGCGGCACGGACATTATTTTGGGCGGCAACCCGCCCGACGCCGAGGCCGCCGACATCGTCAAGCACGGTTCGATCTTCTTCGGGTTGGGCGATTTCAACGTTTACGATTACGAAAGCCGCGCCAAAAAACCCGAAACGGTGGACCGGGTGCTTCTGGCCAAGATGAACGTGGACGCCAAGGGCTGGCCCAAAGCGACGGAAAAACAAGCCATCGCCGCCCTGAACGCCCTGTTGGATCAACCCGATTTGGACAAGGCCCTGGAGATCGCCGGGGCGCCCGCCGCTTTGAGCGCCGAGCTTAAGGAGAAAGTCGCCCAGGCGCGAACCGCGGGGCAGGCGGTCGACACCGATACGCTTCGGACGTACAACCGGGCGCTTCTGGAAAGTTTGCTCCCCGAAAACATTCTGGCCCGGGAACGCCGGGGCGGCTTGCACATCCTGGGCACCGAGCGCCACGAGTCCCGGCGCATCGACAACCAACTGCGGGGCCGCGCCGGCCGCCAGGGCGATCCCGGCTCGTCCCGGTTCTATCTGGCGTTGGACGACGAGTTGATGCGCCTTTTCGGCTCCGAGCGGATGCAGGCGTGGATGTCGCGCTTGGGCATGCAGGAGGGGGAGGACATTCAGCACCCCTGGGTGAACAAAGCCATCGAGAGCGCCCAAACCAAAGTCGAAGCCATGAACTTCGACATCCGCAAACAGCTTTTGGATTTCGACAACGTCATGAACAAGCAGCGCGAGGCCGTGTATAAATTGCGGAACGCGATTTTGGACGGTTTGGACCTGACGGACCGGCTGAAAACCATGATGGTGGAATCCCTCGAGGAAAAGCTGGCCCTCTGGGCGCCGGAAAAGGCCCATTCCGACGAGTGGGAGTTCCAGAGCCTGAAGGCCTGGCTGGCCCGGGGGTTCGGGGTGGAGCGCGAATTTAAGTTGGAGGCCTATCCTTCGTCGGCCGCCTTGTTGACGGAATTGACCGAGGTGTTGGAAGACGCCTTTCAAAAGCGCGCGTCGACGGTGGGCGCCGACCTGTTCCGCCAGATGGGGCGCTTCATTCTCTTGCAAGTGATGGACACCGCCTGGGTGGATCACCTGACCTATTTGGAACAGTTGCGGAAGGGCATCTTCCTTCGGGCCTACGGGCAGAAGGACCCCCTGATCGAGTTCCAAAAAGAAGGCTTCGCCCTTTTTGAGGGCATGATGCAGCGGATCCGGGAAGAGACTCTGGAATACATGTTCCACCTGGAAGCCGCGCCCCAGTCCGCCCCGGCCGAACGGGTGATGTTGCTGGAAAAACCCGAATCGCCCGACGTGGCGGGCGAAGCCTCCCGATCGGAGCCGGCGCGCGCCGTTCGCCCGGCGCCCCTGATCGCCACCGCCCGCCCCAACGGGAAAAACCCGCCGGCCGCCCCCGTGGCCGCCCTTCCGACGGTGAAAACCATCGGGCGCAACGACCCCTGCCCCTGCGGCAGCGGGAAGAAATACAAGAAGTGCTGCGGCAAATAA
- the murJ gene encoding murein biosynthesis integral membrane protein MurJ, protein MTPPSNAARPSSEKMVRHAGAVSIATLMSRILGYARDALVANAFGGGHLTDAFYAAFRLSNLFRRILGEGPLATAFVPVFSDHLARKERAEANNFFYTLFTFLTVLLLGIVALGILGSPLIVSLAAGGFKAADPSKYELTVRLTRQLFPFLLFVCLAALSSAALNALGYFFIPSLAPAMLSVATIVYILFIHRWTVDPIQGLAISTTVGGILHFLMLWPQLKKEGLLFRWRWNPRDPDVRRVGWLVLPSIWGLSIDQVNAYVDTICASFLAEGSVTALYNSNRLMQFSLALFGVSLSTATLPHLALSAAKGDWEAFKENLNFSIRMTLYMVVPATVGMVLLARPLVQLLFEHGRFTAVQTGYTAAALAAYTLGLPAYSLVKVIVTAFYAQKDTRTPVRVATLCLFINMVGNVVLMHYWGVGGLAFATTLASFVNVGVLVHYLRKKIGLMGGRRIGASLLQMAGAALAMAVASWALLRWTPGVLALRTLVAVGGGAAVYIGLTRILKMDEYDRMMSLLRRRRGASVPLAE, encoded by the coding sequence ATGACCCCGCCGTCCAACGCCGCGCGCCCCTCGTCCGAAAAAATGGTTCGCCACGCGGGCGCCGTTTCCATCGCGACCTTGATGTCCCGAATTTTGGGCTACGCCCGGGACGCCCTGGTGGCCAACGCCTTCGGCGGCGGCCATTTGACCGACGCCTTTTACGCCGCTTTCCGCTTGTCGAACCTGTTCCGCCGCATTCTGGGGGAAGGGCCCCTCGCCACGGCCTTCGTTCCCGTTTTTTCCGACCACCTGGCGCGGAAGGAGCGGGCCGAAGCCAACAATTTCTTTTACACCCTCTTCACCTTCCTGACGGTTCTGCTCCTGGGCATCGTGGCCTTGGGGATTTTGGGATCGCCCTTGATCGTGTCCCTGGCGGCGGGAGGGTTTAAGGCGGCGGACCCCTCCAAATACGAATTGACCGTCCGGCTCACCCGCCAGTTGTTCCCGTTCCTGTTGTTCGTCTGTTTGGCGGCCTTGTCCTCGGCGGCCTTGAACGCCCTGGGCTATTTCTTCATCCCCTCCCTGGCGCCCGCCATGCTGTCGGTGGCGACCATCGTCTACATCCTTTTTATCCACCGTTGGACGGTGGACCCCATTCAGGGGTTGGCGATCAGCACGACCGTCGGGGGGATTCTCCACTTCCTCATGCTGTGGCCCCAACTCAAGAAAGAGGGGCTGTTGTTCCGCTGGCGCTGGAACCCCCGGGACCCCGACGTTCGCCGGGTGGGCTGGCTGGTGCTCCCGTCCATTTGGGGGCTCTCCATCGACCAGGTCAACGCCTACGTGGACACCATTTGCGCTTCCTTCCTGGCCGAGGGGTCGGTGACGGCCCTCTACAACTCCAACCGGTTGATGCAGTTTTCCCTGGCTCTTTTCGGCGTGTCGCTGTCGACGGCCACCTTGCCCCACCTGGCGCTGAGCGCGGCCAAGGGGGATTGGGAGGCGTTCAAAGAAAACCTCAATTTTTCCATCCGCATGACGCTCTATATGGTGGTGCCGGCCACGGTCGGAATGGTCCTCCTGGCCCGGCCCCTGGTGCAATTGCTTTTTGAACACGGGCGGTTCACGGCCGTGCAAACGGGATACACCGCCGCGGCGCTCGCGGCCTACACCCTGGGCCTGCCGGCCTATTCCCTGGTCAAGGTGATCGTGACCGCTTTTTACGCCCAGAAAGACACCCGCACCCCCGTCCGCGTGGCGACCCTGTGCCTCTTCATCAACATGGTGGGGAACGTGGTGCTCATGCATTACTGGGGCGTGGGCGGTTTGGCCTTCGCCACGACCCTGGCGTCCTTTGTCAACGTCGGCGTGCTCGTCCATTACCTCCGCAAAAAGATCGGCCTCATGGGGGGGCGGCGCATCGGCGCGTCCCTCCTTCAAATGGCCGGGGCGGCCCTGGCCATGGCCGTGGCCAGTTGGGCCCTGCTCCGTTGGACGCCGGGGGTTTTGGCCCTTCGAACCCTGGTGGCCGTCGGGGGCGGGGCCGCGGTGTACATCGGACTCACGCGAATTTTAAAGATGGACGAATACGACCGGATGATGAGCCTCCTCCGCCGTCGGCGCGGGGCGAGCGTTCCCCTTGCCGAGTAA
- a CDS encoding LptE family protein: MNRRRWAWGLGGILFAGLLAGCSEVGGYNTPLAVTLPPSIQKIGVRPFQNRTQFFGLEDKLRLRVEEEFIRDGRLPFVNQESQADGVIEGEIVNYIRQVTTYDANNQPEEYRLWVIMNVRFIDRKNAVTLWEEPRVEQEYRYFVETAPGGRTEEEAREALWDLFARDIVKRTIEGFGSVTGASARKVPTETLPAKDAATPSRPRVAPPAPY; encoded by the coding sequence ATGAACCGACGTCGTTGGGCATGGGGGTTGGGGGGCATTCTTTTCGCCGGGCTCTTGGCCGGTTGCTCGGAAGTGGGCGGGTACAACACGCCCCTGGCGGTCACGCTGCCGCCCAGCATTCAAAAAATCGGCGTGCGGCCGTTCCAGAACCGGACGCAATTCTTCGGTTTGGAGGACAAGCTGCGCCTGCGGGTGGAGGAGGAATTCATCCGGGACGGGCGCCTGCCCTTCGTGAACCAGGAATCCCAGGCCGACGGGGTGATCGAGGGGGAAATCGTCAATTACATCCGCCAAGTGACCACCTACGACGCCAACAACCAGCCGGAGGAATACCGGCTGTGGGTCATCATGAACGTCCGGTTCATCGACCGGAAAAACGCCGTCACGCTTTGGGAAGAACCCCGGGTCGAGCAGGAATACCGCTACTTCGTGGAAACCGCCCCCGGCGGCCGCACCGAGGAAGAAGCCCGCGAAGCCCTGTGGGACCTGTTCGCCCGGGACATCGTGAAACGGACCATCGAAGGATTCGGTTCGGTCACCGGCGCCAGCGCGCGGAAAGTGCCCACCGAAACGCTGCCCGCCAAGGACGCCGCGACGCCGTCGCGTCCCCGGGTGGCCCCGCCGGCCCCCTACTGA
- a CDS encoding MGMT family protein, protein MKDHSAFYQSVWKACAEIPRGEVRTYGWIAQKIGKPGAARAVGTALGANPFAPVVPCHRVVRSDGGMGGYSGRGGVATKRRLLEKEGAEVGRKG, encoded by the coding sequence ATGAAAGACCATTCCGCTTTTTACCAGTCGGTCTGGAAGGCCTGCGCCGAAATCCCCCGGGGCGAGGTCCGCACCTACGGCTGGATCGCCCAAAAAATCGGCAAACCCGGAGCGGCCCGAGCGGTCGGGACGGCCCTCGGGGCCAACCCCTTCGCGCCCGTGGTCCCCTGCCACCGGGTGGTGCGGTCGGACGGCGGGATGGGCGGCTATTCCGGCCGGGGGGGCGTCGCGACCAAGCGGCGATTGCTTGAAAAAGAAGGCGCGGAAGTTGGACGGAAGGGATAA
- a CDS encoding 30S ribosomal protein S20, with the protein MAKLKTGRHTSSLKEVRKAVKRRWANVAAKTTARELAKQLTGAIAAKDSAKVKELLPKTMSAWKKLGNAHTVHPTNAARKIAKLSRAAHKALSAA; encoded by the coding sequence ATGGCAAAGCTAAAAACTGGACGTCACACTTCATCGTTGAAGGAAGTCCGCAAGGCCGTTAAACGCCGTTGGGCCAACGTGGCCGCCAAAACAACGGCGCGCGAACTGGCCAAGCAATTGACCGGCGCCATCGCCGCCAAGGACTCCGCCAAGGTGAAGGAACTCCTCCCCAAAACGATGTCCGCCTGGAAAAAGCTCGGCAACGCCCACACCGTTCATCCGACGAACGCGGCGCGCAAAATCGCCAAGCTCTCCCGGGCGGCCCACAAAGCCCTCAGCGCCGCTTAA
- a CDS encoding leucine--tRNA ligase, producing MTEPFNPASIEPKWQKRWEDAGVFKSDPDPRKPKLYILDMFPYPSGAGLHVGHPEGYTATDILSRMKRMQGFNVLHPMGWDAFGLPAENHAIQTGQAPRVVTQNNINNFRRQIKSLGFSYDWSREVDTTDPAYYKWTQWIFLQLYKKGLAFEGVSPINFCPSCRTGLANEEVHQGACERCGTPVERRDMRQWLLKITAYADRLLEDLEGLDWPESTLAMQRNWIGRSEGAEVVFQGADGAAGKSVTVFTTRPDTLFGATYLVLSPEHPLVPAFATAERRGDVEAYQKLARNKSDLERTDLAKDKTGVFTGGSVVNPVNGEKIPVWISDYVLVSYGTGAIMAVPAHDSRDFEFAKKFGIAIKPVVAPRSGGAPDSSRAFEDEGVAVNSGSYDGLETAAFKKKITADLEKRGQGKKAVNYRLRDWVFSRQRYWGEPIPIVHCQGACAGPVPIPEKDLPVLLPAVERYEPTGTGESPLAAVESWVKTTCPVCGAPARRETNTMPQWAGSCWYYLRYLDARNADRAWAPAAEAYWAGKSGVDLYVGGAEHAVLHLLYSRFWHKVLFDLGLVSSKEPFHKLRHQGMVLSYSYRDKLGAYHAYDEIDFASRPPKLKSTGEVLAEQVEKMSKSKKNVVSPDDIIGKYGADAMRLYEMFMGDFEMPKPWDMRGVEGVTRFLQRVWRLLEAPAAAGDPHVRLRHKTIQAVTERVDGFKFNTAIASLMEYTNVLSTGADRADVEAVVLLLSPFAPHLAEEMWERLGHRDLAFREKWPTADPALLVDDSVEIPVQINGKVRDRVRVAPNAAPTLVLETARALPRIQEALRDQQILKEIHVPGRMVSFVTRPANGRSE from the coding sequence CCTTCGGCCTGCCGGCGGAAAACCACGCCATTCAAACCGGCCAGGCCCCCCGGGTCGTCACCCAAAACAACATCAACAATTTCCGGCGGCAGATCAAATCCCTGGGGTTCTCCTACGACTGGTCCCGGGAAGTGGACACCACCGACCCGGCCTATTACAAATGGACCCAATGGATTTTCCTCCAGCTCTACAAAAAAGGCCTGGCCTTCGAGGGCGTCAGCCCGATTAATTTCTGCCCCAGTTGCCGCACGGGCCTGGCCAACGAGGAAGTCCACCAGGGCGCCTGCGAGCGTTGTGGAACCCCCGTGGAACGGCGGGACATGCGCCAGTGGTTGTTGAAGATCACGGCCTACGCGGACCGCCTGCTGGAGGATTTGGAGGGCCTGGACTGGCCCGAATCCACGTTGGCCATGCAACGCAACTGGATCGGCCGCTCCGAAGGGGCCGAGGTGGTTTTCCAGGGCGCGGACGGCGCGGCGGGGAAATCCGTCACGGTTTTCACGACGCGGCCCGACACGCTCTTCGGCGCGACCTATTTGGTGCTGTCGCCCGAACACCCCCTGGTGCCGGCTTTTGCGACGGCGGAACGCCGGGGCGACGTGGAGGCCTACCAAAAGCTGGCCCGGAACAAATCGGACTTGGAACGAACGGACTTGGCCAAGGATAAAACCGGGGTGTTCACCGGCGGATCCGTCGTCAACCCGGTCAACGGCGAAAAAATTCCCGTCTGGATTTCGGATTACGTCCTGGTGAGTTACGGCACGGGCGCCATCATGGCGGTGCCGGCCCACGATTCCCGGGATTTCGAATTCGCCAAGAAATTCGGGATCGCCATCAAGCCCGTGGTGGCCCCGCGTTCCGGCGGCGCGCCGGACTCTTCCCGGGCTTTCGAGGACGAGGGCGTCGCGGTCAACAGCGGGTCCTACGACGGGTTGGAGACCGCCGCCTTCAAGAAAAAAATCACGGCGGATCTGGAAAAACGCGGCCAGGGGAAAAAGGCCGTCAACTACCGTCTGCGGGATTGGGTGTTTTCCCGCCAGCGCTATTGGGGCGAGCCCATTCCCATCGTGCACTGCCAGGGCGCCTGCGCGGGGCCCGTTCCGATCCCCGAAAAAGATTTGCCGGTGTTGTTGCCGGCGGTGGAGCGCTACGAGCCCACGGGCACGGGGGAATCCCCTTTGGCGGCGGTGGAGTCCTGGGTCAAAACCACCTGCCCCGTCTGCGGCGCCCCCGCCCGTCGGGAAACCAACACCATGCCCCAATGGGCGGGGTCCTGCTGGTATTACCTGCGCTATTTGGACGCCCGGAACGCCGACCGGGCCTGGGCCCCCGCGGCGGAGGCCTATTGGGCCGGGAAATCCGGCGTGGACTTGTATGTGGGCGGGGCGGAGCACGCCGTGCTCCATCTGCTCTACAGCCGGTTTTGGCACAAAGTGTTGTTCGATCTGGGGTTGGTCTCCTCCAAGGAGCCTTTCCATAAATTGCGCCACCAGGGCATGGTGTTGTCCTACAGCTACCGGGACAAGCTGGGGGCTTACCACGCCTACGATGAAATCGATTTCGCCTCCCGGCCGCCGAAACTCAAGAGCACCGGCGAAGTCCTGGCCGAGCAGGTCGAGAAAATGTCCAAGTCGAAAAAGAACGTGGTGAGCCCCGACGACATCATCGGCAAATACGGGGCGGACGCCATGCGGCTGTACGAAATGTTCATGGGCGATTTTGAAATGCCAAAACCCTGGGACATGCGCGGGGTGGAGGGCGTGACCCGGTTTTTGCAGCGGGTGTGGCGCCTGCTGGAGGCGCCGGCCGCGGCGGGCGATCCCCACGTGCGCCTCCGTCACAAAACCATTCAGGCCGTGACCGAGCGTGTGGACGGGTTCAAGTTCAACACGGCCATCGCCTCCTTGATGGAATACACCAACGTCCTGTCCACCGGCGCCGATCGGGCCGACGTGGAAGCCGTGGTGCTTTTGCTGTCGCCCTTCGCCCCGCACCTGGCGGAGGAAATGTGGGAACGGCTGGGCCACCGGGACCTGGCGTTCCGGGAAAAATGGCCGACGGCCGACCCGGCGCTCCTGGTGGACGACAGCGTGGAGATTCCGGTTCAAATCAACGGCAAGGTGCGGGACCGGGTACGGGTGGCGCCGAACGCCGCGCCGACCCTCGTGCTGGAAACGGCCCGGGCTCTTCCGCGAATCCAGGAAGCGTTGCGCGATCAACAGATCTTGAAGGAAATTCACGTCCCCGGGCGCATGGTGAGTTTCGTCACCCGGCCCGCAAACGGGAGGTCCGAATGA
- the holA gene encoding DNA polymerase III subunit delta — protein sequence MPAADDPQALVAGWSKGTFHRVYMLAGPDALTKEETFQRLKAKFIGDDPGGMNTDGFDGADASAGAILAAAGTLPFFGGRRLIVVRRAQELSTAETNRLADGIAGLPDSNCLVLLWDDKADNRTVLVQAVRSAGAVAVFWPPFENQLPGWIVERAAAQGKKMGLPAARALLETVGPSLPDLAQEVGKLALYAKDRADLTAEDVAAVSTGGRAGFHFMEWERVLWSRDRTRALGVLEEKRGQGEADEALLPQFIKAVQRLALAKALFAEKRPRLEVFEKLWIRLRDVQADLEAAQARWSWGDVRNALERLLQADVAIKSGRTSADAELTRLTIALTEENAPLKRR from the coding sequence ATGCCCGCCGCCGACGACCCGCAGGCGCTGGTCGCGGGATGGTCCAAAGGGACCTTCCACCGCGTCTACATGCTGGCGGGCCCCGACGCGCTCACCAAGGAAGAAACCTTTCAACGGCTGAAAGCCAAGTTCATCGGCGACGACCCCGGCGGGATGAACACCGACGGGTTCGACGGGGCCGACGCCTCCGCCGGCGCGATTTTGGCGGCCGCGGGGACCCTGCCCTTTTTCGGCGGCCGCCGCTTGATCGTCGTTCGCCGCGCCCAGGAACTTTCCACCGCCGAAACCAACCGCCTGGCCGACGGCATCGCCGGCCTTCCCGACTCCAATTGCCTGGTCCTTCTGTGGGACGACAAGGCCGACAACCGCACCGTGTTGGTTCAAGCCGTGCGGAGCGCCGGGGCCGTGGCGGTGTTTTGGCCGCCCTTTGAAAATCAACTGCCGGGGTGGATCGTGGAGCGCGCCGCGGCCCAGGGAAAAAAGATGGGGTTGCCCGCGGCCCGGGCCCTGTTGGAAACCGTGGGGCCCTCCCTGCCGGATTTGGCCCAGGAAGTCGGCAAACTGGCGCTCTACGCCAAGGACCGGGCCGACCTCACGGCGGAGGACGTGGCCGCGGTGTCGACCGGCGGACGCGCCGGGTTTCACTTTATGGAATGGGAGCGGGTTCTCTGGAGCCGGGACCGGACCCGGGCCCTGGGCGTGCTGGAGGAAAAGCGGGGGCAGGGGGAAGCGGACGAGGCGCTCCTGCCGCAGTTCATCAAGGCCGTGCAGCGCTTGGCCCTGGCCAAGGCGCTCTTCGCGGAAAAGCGGCCCCGGTTGGAAGTATTTGAAAAGCTGTGGATTCGGCTTCGGGACGTTCAGGCCGATTTGGAAGCCGCCCAGGCGCGGTGGAGTTGGGGCGACGTCCGAAACGCCTTGGAGCGCCTTCTTCAGGCCGACGTGGCGATTAAATCCGGGCGCACAAGTGCCGACGCCGAATTAACGCGCTTAACGATCGCCTTGACGGAAGAAAACGCGCCGCTTAAGCGGCGCTGA